The DNA segment AAACTATCCACTGTATATCGCAGCATTTTATGAGCAAATTAGTGAACGTTATCGCCTGGCAGTCGAATCTGAAAATAGTTTTTATGTTAAAACCTTATTTGCACCGCTTAAAATTGGCTTAATGTTATACCAACGCATTCATAATATAGAGTTATCTGAAAGTTTATATAGAGATGAAAAATTTAATGTATTAACACAAGAAATTAATCAATTAATTAATAAAAAACTGCAATTTAATGATGCTTTAAATCATTCAGGCTTAAATCCTATTGCTTGTGAGTATCATCATTGTGATGCTAATCAATTGAAAAATTTTTCTTCATTAGTAGAACAAGTAGAAGTCATGTCAGAGAATTTACAAAAACAGTTAACCAGTATGGGTCAATGTGAATTATTACAAATGATTTATCGTTATAAAAATTTATTATATCCACTTTTTTCTTATCATTGTATTTCAGCTGAAACTGAAGATGACAAGTTTGGTGTATCGGCAAGTATTACAAGTTTAAATCAATGGTTTCAAAGTGCATTTTCAGACTATAAGCAATTTCAATGGTTATACTTTCCACATTTACCTTTTTATCAGGTTCATGGTGCAACTAAATTATTTAATCAATCCAATAAAACAATTAGTAATTCATTAGCATTATCTTAATAATTATTTTAAAATTGAATTTTATTGAAGTTATGATATATTGTTATGCTAATTAAATACCAATCATGCATTATGTTAATTGGAGAATATTTTTAATGCCACTGCCATTTTATAAAAAGCCTTACCTTTTCTTATTTAGTTTTTATCTGGGGTTACAGATTATCATATGCTATGTCTACGGTGGTTGGTTAATTGTTAATATACATGATCTTGATGGCTATGTTGGCTCTGCGAAAGTTTTTTTTATCACAACTGATATTAGTATCTTATTTTCAGGCTTAGTATCACTCGCATCTTTAGCAGTTTTACAGTTAAGGCTTGCTGCAAAAATTTTATTGTTTATTAACATGGTTATTTATATTGCTATGATGATTTATGATTTTATCAATCCACCACCATCGATTAGTGAACTTTTATTGTATATGAGTTCTTCTTTTATCGTAATCTTAGCTTATGTTGTTTATGAAGTATTAATTCAAAGAATCTATGTAAATGAAGATAATGAATGAGACTTATGGTTGTTTCAGTGAAATATGATAATCTTTGAGTGTATTTAGATAATCATCACTTTTAAAATATTTTAATTCAGTTTCACGTGATTGACTTAATACATCGGAATCAATTTTATAGCCTGGATGACACATAATAAGGCCATTATCTGTAATGTGCTTTAATGCATAGCTGAAAGTCTCTGAGAATGTATTTGGATGAAAATTATAAATACCACCAAAACTTAAGTTATGCGGGATATTTTTTTGCTTTAATAGCTGTTGTAGGCGTTTAGCACCAGAGAATTGGATGATAAATGATTTTAAGTTACGCTGATCTACGATATAGGCTACATTGCGGATAAAAGTATTGGTTTTTTTTAGATGATATTCATCATAAAGCCTTAATACAGCTTCTCTTACGATGGGTAAATGATGGATATGTTGATGCCCATCTAAAAAATGGGGCATTTGATTAAAGGTATGGATAAATTGTTCAAGTTGTGCTTTTAATTCTAAATAAATTGAATTTAGGTTTAATAGTCGTAGCTGTGATCTTAATAATAGCTTGTTAAGTGAATTAAATTGACCATTATTACTTAAGCTATAGGCTTTAGTTAAGGGGCTGCCTTCTGTTAAGTTTAAATGAAGTCCAACAAAAATATGATCAAGTGATTTTAAAAGTAGTGCATCTGTTTGAAAGTCAGTAAAATTCGTTAAACAGCTTGTTGCATTAATACGTTTTAACTCAAGTAATTCAAAAATACCTTTAGAAATATCAGCTGCTTGACCAAAGTCATCTGCACAAATGATAATGGATTTGCTTAATTTTTCATTTTCATCACACTTTTGATGTTTTTGTGAAAAGCTCTCTGCTACCATATTGAAGTCTTAATCGATTATACTTTAGGAAATTGTAGATGATTGAAACTAAATCACAACACAATCTAAGCTTAGGCAATAAAAAAATACCCTCATGGCAAGTGGATGTACTGATTTTAGGTCTATGGTATTGTATTTATTTCTTATTTATGTTGGGTTCACGTCACTTAAGTATTCCTGATGAAGGACGATACCCTGAAATTGCTAGAGAAATGCTTACTTCAGGTAATTGGATAACACCGACAATTAATGGTGTCCCCTTTTTAGATAAACCAATTCTTTATTATTGGCTTGAAGCCTTATCAATGAAATGTTTTGGTGTTAACCCATGGGCTATTCGCCTGCCACAGGCTTTATTTGGTATTATTGGCTGTTTGTCGCTGTATGGCTTTGCAAGAGTACTTTATTCAAGAAGTGTGGCATTATTGGCAAGTTTAATCTTATCGGTGAGCTTACTGTATTTTTTTGCAGCGCATTATGCCAATATGGACTTGATTGTTGCTAATCTATTATGGATCTCATTTTTCTTTTTTATCTGTGCATTACGGATACCTTATCCTTCATACAAACGACGATTATTAATGTATTTGGTTTATATTATCGCTGGATTAGCATTTTTAACCAAAGGCTTAATGGGTGTTGTATTTCCAGCAATGGTGATTATTATTTGGGTGCTATTAACAAAAAAGTGGCGCCAATTATTAAAAATTTATTTACCA comes from the bacterium SCSIO 12844 genome and includes:
- a CDS encoding ChbG/HpnK family deacetylase, producing MVAESFSQKHQKCDENEKLSKSIIICADDFGQAADISKGIFELLELKRINATSCLTNFTDFQTDALLLKSLDHIFVGLHLNLTEGSPLTKAYSLSNNGQFNSLNKLLLRSQLRLLNLNSIYLELKAQLEQFIHTFNQMPHFLDGHQHIHHLPIVREAVLRLYDEYHLKKTNTFIRNVAYIVDQRNLKSFIIQFSGAKRLQQLLKQKNIPHNLSFGGIYNFHPNTFSETFSYALKHITDNGLIMCHPGYKIDSDVLSQSRETELKYFKSDDYLNTLKDYHISLKQP